A region of Rattus rattus isolate New Zealand chromosome 7, Rrattus_CSIRO_v1, whole genome shotgun sequence DNA encodes the following proteins:
- the Lbhd2 gene encoding LBH domain-containing protein 2, with the protein MSTPLSAAPESPTGGARGLAGKAAVGVREKGPRLCQRLPSIVVEPTEAGVVESGELRWPPEGTQRGTPQVQAAAAPSPSPPAAPGKEADNDVIEGASSGHQAFPGPVTDKGVAGSAL; encoded by the exons atgaGTACCCCACTGTCTGCTGCACCAGAGAGTCCTACTGGGGGCGCCAGAGGCCTGGCAGGGAAG GCTGCAGTCGGTGTCCGGGAGAAGGGCCCTCGGCTCTGTCAGCGACTGCCCTCTATCGTGGTGGAACCCACTGAAGCGGGTGTTGTGGAAAGTGGGGAGCTGCGTTGGCCACCAGAGGGTACCCAGAGGGGTACCCCTCAGGTCCAGGCTGCTGCTG CTCCTTCCCCAAGtccaccagcagcaccagggaAGGAAGCAGATAATGACGTCATCGAGGGTGCCagctctgggcaccaggcattcCCTGGTCCAGTAACAGATAAGGGCGTGGCAGGCTCTGCTCTCTGA
- the Exoc3l4 gene encoding exocyst complex component 3-like protein 4 — MLSPRTGDPGPELKSPREPRKSQTLPVSTWKSNSMKEQSTHPGDGMKPSLGSLKRTLFRTSLRASTHKPKEDEGLLRRSSRFLFRSLRRALDEGLTAGHPQGTAVPEKPSRVTDGVSKQAATGVEAEDLDRQAESKSVADLITERQLVKAFEQLRYLETQLVADKTSRTFTQDPTAYARRAMDLCLHYDGMAAEIGAIVREALNSEGVDRDALAELAQVVHLEEEAHQTAQAEGDFLSTPRHWRQHWEDAVRLSAQERVQQAGAKVIPGAAEGASDLAQLLAELGGVVRRDLQKVRSEMQPAYEATDFPVWETYLRAFHSAVAQRLQELARDARGCEQLYVLLDWAANVYGSPDFLGAPDLALPTEPLPPLLEPALWARLESDYTSFLETKITSCFDSILQLEQSRWEAGEDLEVLQGLYHAPLSIDVHMLVAEHVKAAGAISAELEATTLQICARALCLFVPRFEKAFLASKAVSEWYLGAYINACVELRTSLLARFPGTIKELERPLVAATNNFQKHLLQIAQQDLQPLFKVLYTRNWLTQDTLHPLMDKVVDFAHHLEHVTPPLAQDTLQEVHRFVVREYLGQVLRPHERFSGLDRVKGSHKMSLDAQAISNTFRGLGSEAKWLDQAIPSVAEILGETYKDDIRRHLETLIRSYPDIRRDHILAILALRRLGRRRNQNLLQHTQDLLRAAHENRPSSHHVLFEEIEVPTSVDVLITCI, encoded by the exons ATGCTATCGCCACGGACAGGGGACCCTGGACCAGAGCTTAAAAGCCCCAGAGAGCCTAGGAAGTCACAGACCCTACCTGTAAGCACCTGGAAGTCCAACAGTATGAAGGAGCAAAGCACGCATCCCGGGGACGGCATGAAACCCAGCCTGGGCTCACTGAAGAGGACCCTTTTCCGGACCAGCCTGCGAGCTTCAACCCATAAGCCCAAGGAGGACGAGGGCCTGCTCAGGCGGAGCTCCCGTTTTCTGTTCAGGTCCTTGAGACGGGCCCTAGATGAAGGCCTAACTGCTGGGCATCCCCAAGGCACTGCTGTACCAGAGAAGCCCTCCAGGGTCACAGATGGTGTCAGCAAGCAGGCAGCCACTGGGGTGGAGGCTGAGGATCTGGACCGCCAGGCAG AAAGTAAATCCGTGGCTGACCTCATCACTGAGCGGCAGCTAGTGAAGGCCTTTGAGCAGTTGCGGTATCTGGAGACGCAGCTAGTAGCGGACAAAACCTCACGCACCTTTACACAGGACCCCACCGCCTATGCGCGGCGCGCTATGGACCTTTGTCTACATTACGACGGAATGGCTGCGGAGATAGGAGCCATTGTACGCGAGGCGCTGAATTCCGAGGGCGTGGATCGAGACGCTCTGGCGGAACTGGCCCAAGTGGTGCACTTGGAAGAGGAGGCCCATCAGACCGCCCAAGCCGAGGGTGATTTCTTGAGTACACCCCGCCACTGGCGTCAGCACTGGGAGGACGCGGTGAGGCTCAGCGCTCAGGAGCGCGTGCAGCAGGCAGGCGCCAAAGTCATCCCGGGGGCTGCAGAGGGCGCATCCGACCTGGCCCAGCTTCTGGCTGAGCTCGGCGGCGTGGTTCGCCGCGACCTGCAGAAAGTGCGATCAGAGATGCAGCCCGCTTACGAAGCCACCGACTTCCCAGTGTGGGAGACCTACTTGCGTGCCTTCCACAGCGCAGTGGCCCAGCGCCTGCAGGAGCTGGCGCGAGACGCCCGCGGCTGTGAGCAGCTCTACGTGCTGTTAGACTGGGCCGCTAATGTTTATGGCAG CCCTGACTTCCTGGGCGCCCCAGACTTGGCGCTGCCCACCGAACCGCTGCCCCCACTCCTAGAGCCTGCCCTGTGGGCTCGACTGGAAAGTGACTACACTAGCTTCCTAGAG ACCAAGATCACCAGCTGTTTTGACAGCATCTTGCAGCTGGAGCAGAGTCGCTGGGAAGCCGGCGAGGACCTGGAAGTGCTGCAGGGCCTCTACCACGCGCCCTTGTCCATCGATGTGCACATG CTGGTAGCTGAGCACGTGAAGGCGGCTGGCGCAATCTCCGCGGAGCTAGAGGCCACCACCCTGCAGATCTGTGCGCGTGCGCTCTGCCTCTTTGTGCCCAG GTTCGAAAAGGCTTTTCTGGCGTCGAAGGCAGTGAGCGAATGGTACCTGGGTGCTTACATTAACGCCTGCGTAGAGCTGAG AACCAGTCTTCTAGCCAGGTTCCCGGGAACCATAAAGGAACTGGAGAGACCCCTGGTGGCTGCCACCAATAACTTCCAGAAGCATTTGCTCCAGATTGCACAGCAAGACCTGCAG CCACTATTCAAGGTGCTATATACCAGGAACTGGCTCACACAGGACACACTGCATCCACTCATGGACAAGGTGGTGGACTTTGCACATCACCTTGAGCATGTGACCCCACCACTGGCACAG GACACTCTGCAGGAGGTGCACCGTTTTGTGGTCCGCGAATACCTGGGGCAGGTGCTGAGGCCCCACGAGAGGTTCAGTGGCTTGGATCGAGTGAAGGGCTCCCACAAGATGAGCCTGGATGCCCAGGCCATTAGCAACACCTTCCGGGGCTTG GGTTCTGAAGCCAAGTGGCTGGACCAAGCCATCCCGTCGGTGGCTGAGATCCTGGGCGAGACATACAAAGACGACATCCGGCGGCACCTGGAAACACTTATACGGAGCTACCCGGACATCAG GCGAGACCACATTCTGGCCATTCTGGCACTACGCAGACTCGGTCGCCGTCGGAACCAGAATCTCTTGCAGCACACCCAAGACCTGCTGAGGGCAGCCCACGAGAACAGGCCCTCCTCACACCACGTGCTCTTTGAGGAGATTGAAGTGCCCACCTCTGTGGATGTGCTCATCACCTGCATCTAG